One genomic region from Mytilus trossulus isolate FHL-02 chromosome 9, PNRI_Mtr1.1.1.hap1, whole genome shotgun sequence encodes:
- the LOC134684285 gene encoding SAM pointed domain-containing Ets transcription factor-like, translating to MVVVADQKVPQSVYAMENDIYSSHHEEFNNMPNILGLEEFSQLEPVAPTVCDTNNDQRVYESDSPKSLLDLDSISGHQSFYGDEPALNIKIEKDLEHVSYSCSMHNINSSYQMYDPSQILVKEEPEPVEDIGTSVIRHLKEEINNTCCILRISTDPMMWSMEDVRKWFVWHAQQFGVHSEIYEQFAMNGEHLCLLTEENFKERCPEAGSNFFGQLDVWKTVPACSLQTEDCPPSPPQHQLQCYSYRDYYDNSYDLMSYMPNSTSPAPSEDSIDSTTSSSNVSYIPPSCHDEEYMSYSQSPPLSSPVEVQHHKQTIHLWQFLKDLLLRPDRYNSCIKWVDRQRGIFKIEDSSKVAKLWGLRKNRPAMNYDKLSRSIRQYYKKGIIKKTEHSKRLVYQFCQPYL from the exons ATGGTTGTTGTAGCAGACCAGAAG GTGCCTCAAAGTGTATACGCTATGGAAAACGATATTTATTCAAGTCACCATGAGGAGTTTAATAATATGCCAAATATCTTAGGTTTAGAGGAATTCTCACAACTAGAACCAGTAGCACCAACCGTTTGTGATACAAACAATGACCAACGAGTGTACGAATCTGACAGTCCTAAAAGTTTACTGGATTTAGATAGTATTAGTGGGCATCAATCATTCTATGGAGATGAACCTGcgctaaatattaaaattgaaaaagacttGGAGCATGTGTCGTATAGCTGTTCAATGCATAATATTAACTCTTCGTATCAAATGTATGACCCGTCTCAAATACTCGTGAAAGAAGAACCAGAACCAGTCGAAGACATAGGTACCAGTGTAATCCGGCATCTCaaagaagaaattaacaacACCTGTTGTATCTTACGCATTTCAACAG ATCCTATGATGTGGTCGATGGAAGATGTTCGGAAATGGTTTGTGTGGCATGCGCAGCAGTTCGGTGTACACAGTGAGATATACGAACAGTTCGCCATGAACGGAGAACACCTCTGTCTGCTTACTGAGGAAAACTTTAAAGAAAGATGTCCGGAGGCAGGATCCAATTTCTTTGGTCAGCTAGATGTTTGGAAAACTG ttccaGCCTGTAGTTTACAGACCGAGGACTGTCCTCCATCTCCGCCACAACATCAACTCCAATGTTATTCCTACCGAGATTACTACGACAATAGCTATGACCTGATGAGTTACATGCCTAACAGTACATCACCAGCACCAAGTGAAGATAGTATTGATAGTACTACTAGTTCCTCTAACGTGTCCTACATCCCACCATCTTGTCACGACGAGGAATATATGTCCTACAGTC AGTCTCCGCCATTAAGTTCTCCAGTTGAAGTACAGCACCACAAACAAACTATTCATCTTTGGCAGTTTTTGAAAGATCTCCTGCTTCGACCTGACCGATATAACTCGTGTATCAAATGGGTAGATAGACAAAGAGGCATCTTCAAAATTGAGGATTCATCTAAGGTAGCTAAACTCTGGGGACTGCGAAAGAATAGACCCGCCATGAACTACGACAAACTTAGCCGATCCATTCGTCAATACTACAAAAAAGGAATCATTAAGAAAACAGAACATTCAAAACGTCTGGTTTACCAGTTCTGTCAGCCATACTTATGA